A stretch of Mesorhizobium sp. M2A.F.Ca.ET.046.03.2.1 DNA encodes these proteins:
- the fliR gene encoding flagellar biosynthetic protein FliR, whose amino-acid sequence MNALSQGVVIAAFLAFCRIGACFMLMPGLSSARVPLQIRLFVSVAATGGLLAFLWDRIYPFVDPRPQVLAPMIVSELLVGGLIGAMTRLHMEALRFMGSAIATLIGYGGSGGPAIEEPEPQAALAAIISFSALLLLFVFDFDHEIVKALVASYQVAPVNVFFNPQAALVDVTDTVSDAFFLVIRLGSPFVAYAILVNLTIGFVNKLTPQIPVYFISLPFVIAGGMIIFYFAVGTLLSLFVDGFVDLTLAR is encoded by the coding sequence GTGAACGCGCTCTCGCAAGGCGTCGTCATCGCCGCGTTCCTCGCCTTCTGCCGCATCGGCGCCTGCTTCATGCTGATGCCCGGCCTGTCCAGCGCGCGCGTGCCGCTGCAGATCAGACTGTTCGTCTCGGTTGCCGCGACCGGCGGCCTGCTCGCCTTCCTGTGGGACCGCATCTACCCGTTCGTCGATCCGCGCCCGCAGGTGCTCGCGCCGATGATCGTCTCCGAGTTGCTGGTCGGCGGGCTGATCGGCGCCATGACCAGGCTTCATATGGAAGCGCTGCGTTTCATGGGCTCGGCCATCGCCACGCTGATCGGCTATGGCGGCTCGGGCGGGCCGGCGATCGAGGAGCCGGAGCCGCAGGCAGCCCTTGCCGCCATCATCTCGTTCTCGGCCCTGCTTCTGCTCTTTGTCTTTGACTTCGACCACGAGATCGTCAAGGCGCTGGTCGCCTCCTACCAGGTCGCGCCGGTCAACGTGTTCTTCAATCCGCAGGCGGCGCTGGTCGACGTCACCGACACCGTGTCGGACGCCTTCTTCCTGGTCATCCGGCTCGGCAGCCCCTTCGTCGCCTATGCCATCCTGGTCAATCTGACGATCGGCTTCGTCAACAAGCTGACGCCGCAGATCCCGGTCTATTTCATCTCCCTGCCCTTCGTCATCGCCGGCGGTATGATCATCTTCTATTTCGCCGTCGGCACGCTGCTGTCACTCTTCGTCGACGGCTTCGTCGACCTCACGCTGGCGAGATAG